The genomic window GAATTTTACACTTGTGTATAATATTCTTTATTGATCTTTCATTGATTCAATTAATTGATTTAAATCATGATTGTAATATAATTacacattaatcatgttaatgtagtggtacaatgtatttatcaatGTTAAATAGATCAGAcagttggtttttctgtttgaatggttttacactagtcatttttggggccctttatagcttgctgttcggtgtgagcaaaggctctgtgttgaagaccgtactttgacctataatgagttttcttttacaaattgttatttggatggagatttgtctcattggcactcataccacatcttcttatatcaatatAAAGTCCTTCATGAGCCCATAAATGGACAATAACAAATTCTTCTTCTATATCTATACAACAACATTTAAAAGGAAAGAAATTAAATACCAAAAAccatataaataattttatttaggtAAAACATAAATCTTGTCCTAAAATGGGTACTctgaataaaacaataaattatgATGTAAACAGATTAATATAAATGTTCCCTAAAAAGAATATTATGTCATGCTGTATTTAGATGTTGTCtttaataagaaaaattaaaatattaattaaaccATGAACACATAAAAGAACAGCTTTTTAAAGTCCTctaccaatatatatattttatctgttttagaacacttgcttttttttttttctctcacttcaAATCATAATGAAAGATATGTAAATATGAGGTATGTTGGCAACACATTTTCCATACAAATTGAATATCCTGATTCCACTAGCAAAAGATGATTAGCGCTGATTATCAACTTGTCAAAGAACTTGCTGAACCCTTTGATATGAACTTCATCAATATCTCACAAGAAATAAAGATGTAAGGGTGCTtacaatgaaatattttccataaaatttacatttaaGGGGACATAATTCCAGTATAAATAATTGATCAGCACTGATTTTCTTACTTGTCAGAGACTTTACTGAAATATACCGGGTATTTAATAAAACATCCATATGCAATTTGGGCTTGATACTTTATTctttgcaatgttaaatataattgaCTTTTTAAAGGAGCATAACTTTTTTTTCGAAAGTAGATAAGGCCCGTAGATAATCAGCACTATGGTAATAAATTCCTTCCAAGACAGTGCTGATATAGATTTCATTAAAATCAATGAAGAATGTAACATGTAACAGGACATACAAACAGAGACACAGACTAACATTATACATTTCAATGACCATTGCCCTGCACTGCGATGGGTAAAAGTAttaattatacatatattttagcTATAGAAATGTTAAAATGTCTATCTTTTCTAGATATTCTAATTtgcagaggcagatttagaggggatttggttgattatataggaaatcactgaagcatgactggagcgtgCCCCCTCTTAGaaagtcagtgggccccacttataaaaatttctgaatccgccactaATTTGCAGttaataatatctttaaaattttaacagataTACACTATTGATTTCAGCTACAAGCTGACTGGGACTCCTGGATGGTTTAAAAAACACAtgtattataaattatatatattatacataatttacaattcTTAAATACCAGCTAGTTAACTCTATAGAGACATAAATGCAAATTTAATAAATACattgattttttgtaaattggATTTCAGACTTTACTTGGCACATAGAATAGTGTTTAATAATTAATGTTgagaattattattataataacagAAACAACATCATAATATGGACCACCTGAGAAGTCTAAATATACATATCTTATAGCTGTGTGTTCTACTTTTTACAATGGTATAATTAAAGAATGTGTTTCTGCCCTTCAAGGCTTGTATTAATTTAACATATATTCAGCTTTAATatgttcaaaatatatagtgGCAGCTATGTGAGCTACTTGACATACCTAAGTTAAATGTTAAGTGACAACAAGCAAAGTATCATAcattgaaacaatattttttatcttaCTTTGAGAGTATCTAGAATACCATACACATATAATAATACTTGGCAAGATATGCATCACATTTTGTATCAATCTACTAGATAGATGAATATCAGTCTGAGGGCAAAAGGTCTGACATTGATTGATTTAGAAATTGTCCTGTCGAGATACAAGCTTAACAGTGTCTTTTCTCACTTCATTATCTATCTCAACAAGATATTACGGGGATAATTCAAGCATGCCAGTTAAATAATGTTCATGATAAGCAtataattaggccgttagttttcttttttgaattgttttccatttatcatttaggggccttttatagctgtctttgacttatgggctttgctcattattgaaggctgtatggtgacatACCGGTATAggtgctaatttctgtgtcatttggtctcttgtggagagttgtctcattgaaaatcataccacatccctttatatatatatatatatatatatatgtaatacagGGTGCATTCTATAGGTTTATGTGTAGCATCTACACAAGATATTCTAAACAACTGTACGACAAgtgaaatatatgataattaaTATAATATGAGAGCTAAGATATGTGTAAGTGCATACCGGTACTACacaaatattttaactatttactgAAAGATTGTCATGGGAACCTGCTACTTAACAAAAGTCATGGAGTACATTTTGTACTGTcatgaaataaatatcaatatagaGATCAGATGATCCAGTGTTCTCTTAGGAATTAGAATGACTAGATTATAATTAAATGCTTcactgagcgcagcctgatacgaccgcagagttcgaaaccctgaaaagttggggcaaatttgaatacagtatatatattcaagcttgatactgtctgaatttggattgttatcaattttttttaacataatagttttctgacacaaaataaatgtggttaaagatcttaaaaatctattgtgcaatactgtacATTTGAAAATTTCTCCTTGAAACTTAAtaattagaaatttgaaaaattttgaaaaaaaaattaaccccttttaaAAAATACCTCCAAACTTTTGGACCCTCCCCCCCCTGGAGCAATTatccccaaactcaatcccagccttccctttgtagtatggaaccttgttgtACAAcgttagagagatccatacactgaaacacaagttattgtctggaaactagggaaatgcttgtttttgggcccctaattcctaaactgatggTAAGTttatccccaaaatcaatcccaaccatctttttgtgatattgaacctccttgtaaaatttcatagagatctattcacttaaactaaagttattgtccgcaaaccaaatgtgtctttggaTGACAACGCAGATGACATCATAGCATTATACAAACCCCCAAAAAAaatttgcggtcatataaaaatggATTTCTTTCATCACataaaaatttgtagaaaatataaactttttaacATCAAAAAGCTTGGGAGCTCTGAGGAAacagacagcatttttttttatttcatgtatatcCAAGCCTGGTCCTCTTATAACtggaaaacaaaaacataacaaaaaacaattcaaaacaaaatataaatacatcaaaAAGTGTACCACTACATCATCTGAATATTCATAAAAATCTGGTTAAAATGACCTACTTTAAGTAATGACTACATAATGATGACAGTACAATTACACCCTCACACTGCATGCACTGTGAAACTAATAGAAATTATTGACGGCCCAAAAAGTTTCTCTTAACCAAAATTACCAAACGTTGATATTATGCACAAAAACCAACTATTGTTGTCTTATTAACAAATAATGAACAATTTTCTACTTAAACTTGAAAAATTTCCCAAAACTCCAATCTAGTGTTTCTATTCTTGTTGATACTAGACTGTTAAATTTTGAATTCTTCATGAACTAAATAATCAGTGCCAGCTGGACGACGTGATTAGACATGTAGACCTAAAATGTAATCCTATATCTCTCTTGGCAATTCCTACGCCAAGTCCATCATtatcaagggagataactctgtctTCTACTTCATCCTCTGTTTGTAATAGTTGTCGTTGTACCAGACTAGCATATTTGCCATTATTTCTGAGTAGTTCTGAATGTGAACCCTCCTCGATTACACAGCCTTTATCTATAACAATGATTCTGTCAGCTTTCTCTACAGTGCTAAGTCTATGAGCTATAATGATTACTGACCTTCCTTTTAGGTTCTTGTAGATAGCTTGTTGGACCTGTAATAATAAAACACAGAAATGATTACAGACCATCCCATTAGACTCTTGTAGATAGCTTGTTGGACCtgtaataatataaaaacatgatGATCATGCTGTAGCAGCTGCTTCTTTGACTGATGACTTGGCTGTTATCTCAAATTGAGCAAAATCAGGGGCtgttcaatttaaaatttaaaaaaaaatgtatttactaGAAGGGAAAGGGAGTGTCCATCTGTATCTTTTGGGATACATGGTGAAGATCTGATTAAATAATGTGATTTTCCTCCTCTTGTCTTAAACAAATGcttaaatgtacatgatgtataataaGTAATTACCACATGTTCTGATTCAGAATCTAAAGCACTGGTAGCTTCATCTAGTAATAATACCACTGGCTTTCTGATTAAGGCTCTGGCGATAGCAATTCTTTGTTTCTGGCCACCTAAAAATgtaatacttttctttttatttaaaaaattgaaaaaaaaagaaaaagtgaaaATTCTTATTTGGTAAAAAAATGAGGTGATATTTTTAAACACCGAACAATGGAAAGTGAAACACTTGTTTTTAAGAAACAGTTGATTTTTAgaacataaagtaaaattaaagtcTGTCAATCCACATTGTGTCCATATCAGCAAAGAAtcataaatatttaacattttctttCAGTAATAAAATAGTTTTTGAAAAGTATATATATGCCCTTATGAGTCTAAGGCCCATAGCACCTTGAAAAATAtctaaacaagtgaaactgcgagctactgctcactgatgatacccccgccgcaagtggaaaatattaatagtgtaaaaatatgcaagtgttcggtaaacaggaagttgttgagtgatgaatctgaaaatgcatctcacggtatagctgacttatattaacccttaaattaaatttcagaaatctttgtagtgtagttcctgagaaaaatgtgatgaaaaattttcaacttggctatcaggtgtaaaaatgatacaagtgttgggtaaacaggaagttgtcaagtgatgaatctgaaaacgcatcacacagtatagctgacttatatcaagcctgaaaccaaatttcagaaatcctggtagtgtagtttctgagaaaaatgtgacgaaaaattttcaacttggctatcaggtgtaaaaatgatacaagtgtttggttaacaggaagttgttgagtaatgaatctgaaaacacatcacattgtatagctgacttatatcaagcctgaaaccaaatttcagaaattctagtagtgtagttcctgagaaaaatgtgatgaaaaatattcatgggacggacagactgatGGACTGATGGAAAGCAGGGTtataataataatttcctgtgtatatgcacatctacatagtatgtcctcaTTACTACAAAGGTTCATCCTACATAACTTTGTTTCATGAGGGTCGTAATGGAGGTACCTTCATGATGAATaatggtaaaaattcttgccaaatgacgttaacagtaatttttggtgcatgaagataaaatgtacactttcttgtagacaataaaaaatattgactGATTTGACGATTCACAttaaattttttccaaaaaagactctaacgataattatttgagacctctgacgaatcacgataaggatTTTGATGAATCATGGTAAAGTTTTAACCAATTTGATGCCAACAGTGGCAAAAATGGCTGTTTGAAGCCTAACGGTAAAAGGCATTACTACCCTCTTTCATGAGGTATAATTAAAAAGATTCTTGAAAGTGGATACTTTCATTACAGTTTCTCTTCAAATTACAATTTATTGGTATCACAAACCAGATAACTGTTGTCCTTTTTCTCCAGCCTCTGTTTCATATTGTTTCTCCATTTCCATAATAAATTCATGGGCATTAGCCATACCAGCAGCTTGTTGCACCGTTTCTATGGTAACATCTGAACCTAATCCATACCCTATGTTATCCTTGATTGACCTTGCATACAAAACAGGTTCCTGACCAACTAAGGATATCTGCAAGAAAATGTTTACAAAGATTAAACAAGTGAAagtgtgagctactgctcacttatgatacccccccccccccccccccccagaatatttcagtaaacaggaagtcagtgatcgggaaggacgtgcgccctgcgcctatagcgcatatcgaccagaaatggcgcatagatatttttcacttcgtttcgaaacgcttagatatcgtcaaatggatGTCCGATCGTGTTCGGCCCCGCCATgtgtgtaatgttcctccaatgataggagcacctatatatttttgggatgtCTTGGGTGTTTTCCTTTGGTAATAATAGAAATATGCGATATAACTGATTACCCAAAAAATGTAATTAACCATCCTTCAtgatacaaatttttataaacaactttaaatgtGAAATTTGGCTAGAACAAACGAGATTTATCTCTAATTATAATCTTTAAAGTTAGTTTAGCTTGTTATTATTTCGACTGAAAAACCCCAAAACCTTTTTATGAATATAGACTTTGGTCCCCATAAAAGGCGCTTTAACTGTCCTTGTcactttttggtctttggctcgttttgacattttgtaaacatgacttcagcgaattgttgttttgttctatcaATTAATGATACTCTCTACTGTTATTGTTGTCATCTTGATGaagtaataataatacaagaagtgcagaggaaatgccaAAAAAGTCCACCAATACGGAACatctggaataagtatggtatcgacgaagacccaaatttaatgtaaaaaaaacccatgaaTATGAACAAGGCACCAGTACcattttaaacattgtaaataaaggttatctAAAATATTATCCGGTTTGGATGAAggtattgtatattcattgaaactgaaattacaaaatcacaggaaTAATATCCATGATATTATTTAGAATCATAAAGGTAAGGGTCACCACCTCTTTGCcgaaatatacacttttttttttactgtagtcaattcaaatggccctctcatttgacaaaatgtcccattatttttttaaatggcccaCTGGATTTATTTTTAGGGGGCCCTGTGCCCATAGAGAAAaaatccttccagatcactgaTATATATTTATGAGGATAATTTTCTTCTGGCACCATAAGTAGAATATCCCCAGATAAGTAATCTAATAACAAACTACCTTGGTATGTAAGAATTTGTGATCATATTCCTTTACTGGTTTCTTGTCCAGTAAGATCTGTCCTGTGATTGGTTCATAATAATGTTCCAGTAGATTAATACACGACGATTTACCACCTCCACTAGGTCCCACTAAAGCAACAACTTCTCCGGGCTGGACAGTAAACGACACATTCTGTAAACAGATATCATCCAATTAAAACTATTAATGATGCAAGctaaatactgtaaaccaacataTTTTGCTATTTTCATGAGTAGAAAAATAAGGTGAGTACAAATCATcacgaatatgtaaaacttggatctttccttattaaactacaTCAAGTTAATAAGAAAATCTTGAAATCAAATATGTGTGAAGTGGACTAGAAAgtgataaatgtaaattaaagtatccacgaaaataagttggtttacagtatgcatTATTCAAAATGAGAGGGTCCTGTAAACAGAAAACACGAGGAATGCTACGACCTCAGCTAGCCTTCTAGTGTATGGCACATCATACAATGCTAACTCACAATCATGACATTAATAATGGGGCATTACTTAATGTGAATGAAACATCCTGACACATTATGCAGACATCAATTAAACATTACTCTAAGTCTTTGGGATATATTATTACCTCCCCTGAACACTTCAGCAAGCCATTAAGTGTAGAATCATGAAGACAAAGGATGTTATCCCCCCTTAAATCCTAGGACTAACATAAATCTTAAAATTAGTCTTTGAGTCAATGTGATATTTGTGTTATCACAGAGACAATACTGTTACCCTCACTTTTACCTTAAGAACATTAGTGTCTGGTCTTGAAGGATATGCAAATGTTACATTCTTGAATTCTATCAGGCCAGAAATCTTGTCTGATTCAACTTCACTCTGGCCAATCACAGACTCTGTATCCATTCTGTCCTTGACTGTATTTTTTACAACTGGTTCCCTGTCAATGTATTCAAACACTTTTTCTGATGCTCCTGCTGCCTGCATCAATCCAGTGAATACTTCACCAATTTCCTACAAGTTTCAAggataaaaagatatataaaacaaaacccAAATAATCCAACAAATCCTATATATTGATGTTAGCTAAAGATCAAGGACAAAAACAATTGATTGTCAAATTTTACTGATAATTTTGTAGAATAGACAATCAATTAGAAGCTGTTAGCTTGTTTAAATTTATGCCAAATACTAAATAAGTTTTACCATAATGGTGTATTCTTAGTAACCATGGCCATGTTCATCGATGaatcaaatacaatttttatACTGAATTATCTAAATTAAATTCAGTTTAAGTATGTTAACAATTGGCGTgatacatttaaataat from Mytilus galloprovincialis chromosome 5, xbMytGall1.hap1.1, whole genome shotgun sequence includes these protein-coding regions:
- the LOC143075011 gene encoding ABC-type oligopeptide transporter ABCB9-like isoform X2, translating into MAVISVISSITAGCRGWCFSLAMARLGIRVRNRLFGSVIEQEIGFFDKVKTGDITSRLTSDTTVMTDTVTLNMNIFTRNLILGVGIIVFMFKLSWRLSLLTLIAFPIVLGVSKVYGEYYRDLASKVQDALAAANNVAEEALSAIRTVRSFANEDGEKDRYRTSLHKAYKINVKQANVYAGYVWCTQLFELGLTVAVLYYGGHLVLTKTLSGGNLVSFILYQMQLGNCIDEIGEVFTGLMQAAGASEKVFEYIDREPVVKNTVKDRMDTESVIGQSEVESDKISGLIEFKNVTFAYPSRPDTNVLKNVSFTVQPGEVVALVGPSGGGKSSCINLLEHYYEPITGQILLDKKPVKEYDHKFLHTKISLVGQEPVLYARSIKDNIGYGLGSDVTIETVQQAAGMANAHEFIMEMEKQYETEAGEKGQQLSGGQKQRIAIARALIRKPVVLLLDEATSALDSESEHVVQQAIYKNLKGRSVIIIAHRLSTVEKADRIIVIDKGCVIEEGSHSELLRNNGKYASLVQRQLLQTEDEVEDRVISLDNDGLGVGIAKRDIGLHFRSTCLITSSSWH
- the LOC143075011 gene encoding ABC-type oligopeptide transporter ABCB9-like isoform X3, with the translated sequence MARLGIRVRNRLFGSVIEQEIGFFDKVKTGDITSRLTSDTTVMTDTVTLNMNIFTRNLILGVGIIVFMFKLSWRLSLLTLIAFPIVLGVSKVYGEYYRDLASKVQDALAAANNVAEEALSAIRTVRSFANEDGEKDRYRTSLHKAYKINVKQANVYAGYVWCTQLFELGLTVAVLYYGGHLVLTKTLSGGNLVSFILYQMQLGNCIDEIGEVFTGLMQAAGASEKVFEYIDREPVVKNTVKDRMDTESVIGQSEVESDKISGLIEFKNVTFAYPSRPDTNVLKNVSFTVQPGEVVALVGPSGGGKSSCINLLEHYYEPITGQILLDKKPVKEYDHKFLHTKISLVGQEPVLYARSIKDNIGYGLGSDVTIETVQQAAGMANAHEFIMEMEKQYETEAGEKGQQLSGGQKQRIAIARALIRKPVVLLLDEATSALDSESEHVVQQAIYKNLKGRSVIIIAHRLSTVEKADRIIVIDKGCVIEEGSHSELLRNNGKYASLVQRQLLQTEDEVEDRVISLDNDGLGVGIAKRDIGLHFRSTCLITSSSWH